The genome window TCACCTACACGAGTGCTGACAGCCACATTGTCTCGTTTGCTGTATTCGTAGAATGGTTCACCATCTTGATCTATACCCCAAGGAAATTTAAACTCACCTTCCTGTACAGGAATAGCATCTTTATACCAAGCAATGATAAAAATACGTTCTCGGTTTTGGGGAACACCAAAATGCTTGCTGTTCAAAACCTCTGCCTGTACATGATAACCCAATGCGTGAAGATGTTCGACAATGGTTTTAAAAGTGTGACCTTTATCATGTCCTTTCAGTCCTTTGACATTTTCAAGAAAGAGCACTTTCGGAGGGGTACCGTTCTCAATCTTGTTCTTGACAATTTGCTCGATGTTGAAAAACAAAGTACCTCTAGTATCTCCAAAACCCTTTTTCAATCCTGCATGTGAAAAAGGTTGACATGGAAAACCGGCACACAATACATCAAATTCAGGAATCTTGTCTAGGTCCTCTTTTTCAGTAACGGTAGTAATATCTTCATTGAAGAGCTTGAATTCGCCTTCACGTTCTTCAAAAACTTCTGGTGAATATCGTTTGTAGTTGTATTCGTATGTCTGTCGGGCAAACTTGTCGATTTCCGAAGCAAAAACGCAGTGTCCATCGATGGAGTGCATCCCAAGATGAAATCCACCAATGCCTGCGAAAAGATCTATAAACTTGAACATTTCCTCTAATCCCTTATCTAATTCGAATACAAAGATAAGGACTTAGACCGTAAATGAATGCTGTTCTGTGCTAATGATTTTTATAGGTTAAATATCAATTATTAAAAAATGTAAACAATGCTATATATAGATTTATTGCTATATATTTATTTTGTAAGTTCACTGTGATTTTATCTAGAAACCCTAAAGCAAACTATACTTTTTAATTTTTTTCAATAGTTGATGGCAAAAAAGACCTTTTCATCAGCTCTTTATAGTAGAAAGCAATTTTTATATGGTCGCAGAACAGGATAAATATGATTTTTTAGTAGCCACCGATTGGAAACCACTAATCCTCAAACTGACCGCATATACACTTAAGTATATGCAGTACAAAAGGATAAACCTCAGAGGAATAGAGTCAG of Sediminitomix flava contains these proteins:
- the dcm gene encoding DNA (cytosine-5-)-methyltransferase, producing MFKFIDLFAGIGGFHLGMHSIDGHCVFASEIDKFARQTYEYNYKRYSPEVFEEREGEFKLFNEDITTVTEKEDLDKIPEFDVLCAGFPCQPFSHAGLKKGFGDTRGTLFFNIEQIVKNKIENGTPPKVLFLENVKGLKGHDKGHTFKTIVEHLHALGYHVQAEVLNSKHFGVPQNRERIFIIAWYKDAIPVQEGEFKFPWGIDQDGEPFYEYSKRDNVAVSTRVGDVLFTDKEIRLEEKRRKEESARAAIYTISDKLWEGHKNRIKKHKANGNGFGYSLFKDDSPYTSTISARYYKDGSEALIYQEDRNPRKLHPIEAAKLQGYPVEEDPTKGLRPKGDAPNDDKFYIPVSDTQAYKQFGNSVSVPVIKALAKEIKEQLLDKSK